From Glycine soja cultivar W05 chromosome 4, ASM419377v2, whole genome shotgun sequence, the proteins below share one genomic window:
- the LOC114409008 gene encoding serine/threonine protein phosphatase 2A 57 kDa regulatory subunit B' kappa isoform-like, protein MLKQFLSKLPRKAPKPDSDESCRADSSRSDDSPRAASRNIRPPGGGGSSAAKKTSSSAVFPASTVSLIEPLVPFKDVPSSEKMNLFVSKLSLCCVTFDFTDPGKNTVEKEVKRRTLVELVDFVSSCGSSRFSEPAILAVCRMCAINLFRVFPPNYRSNRGGENDDDEPAFDPAWPHLQLVYELLLKFITSNCLDAKVAKKYIDHSFILRLLELFDSEDPRERDCLKTILHRVYGKFMVHRPYIRKSINNLFYNFVFETERHNGIAELLEIFGSIISGFALPLKEEHKIFLWRVLIPLHKPKSIGVYFQQLSYCVTQFIEKEPKLASIVIRGMLKYWPITNSQKEVMFLGELEEILETINMVEFQRVMVPLFWRIGCCINSLHFQVAERALFLWNNDHIVNLIAHNRQVILPIIFPALEKNSQGHWSQSVLNLTYNVRKMFVEMDEKLFLASHSQFKEEEVMLNMAAEKRKEAWKQLEHAASLQPAIGNTPVLVSPI, encoded by the exons ATGCTCAAGCAATTCCTCAGCAAACTCCCTCGCAAGGCACCCAAACCCGACTCGGACGAGTCATGCCGAGCCGACTCGTCGCGCTCGGACGATTCCCCACGCGCCGCCAGCAGAAACATCCGCCCTCCCGGCGGCGGAGGCTCCTCCGCCGCGAAGAAAACATCCTCGTCGGCGGTTTTTCCGGCGAGCACGGTGTCGTTGATTGAACCTTTGGTTCCTTTTAAGGATGTTCCGAGTTCAGAGAAGATGAACCTTTTCGTGAGCAAGCTGAGCCTGTGTTGCGTCACGTTCGATTTCACGGACCCTGGTAAGAACACGGTGGAAAAAGAGGTGAAGAGAAGAACCCTCGTTGAGCTCGTTGATTTTGTGTCCTCTTGTGGGTCCTCGAGGTTCAGTGAACCTGCTATTCTTGCTGTTTGCAGAATGTGTGCTATTAATCTCTTTCGCGTTTTCCCGCCAAATTACAGGTCCAATCGTGGTGGTgagaatgatgatgatgagccaGCGTTTGATCCCGCTTGGCCTCATTTGCAGCTGGTGTATGAGTTGCTGCTTAAGTTTATAACCTCAAATTGTCTCGATGCTAAGGTGGCTAAGAAGTACATTGACCATTCGTTTATTTTAAGGTTGTTGGAGTTGTTTGATTCGGAGGATCCTAGGGAGAGGGACTGCTTGAAGACGATTCTGCATAGGGTTTATGGCAAGTTCATGGTGCATAGGCCCTACATAAGGAAATCAATTAACAACTTGTTCTATAACTTTGTGTTTGAGACCGAGAGGCACAATGGGATTGCGGAGTTGTTGGAGATTTTTGGGAGCATAATTAGCGGGTTTGCTTTGCCTTTGAAGGAGGAGCACAAGATCTTCTTGTGGAGGGTTTTGATTCCCTTGCACAAGCCCAAGTCTATTGGGGTGTACTTCCAGCAGTTGTCTTATTGCGTTACACAGTTTATAGAGAAAGAGCCCAAGTTGGCAAGCATTGTGATAAGGGGGATGTTGAAGTATTGGCCGATAACGAACAGTCAGAAAGAGGTGATGTTCCTGGGTGAACTGGAGGAAATTTTGGAAACAATTAACATGGTAGAGTTTCAGAGGGTCATGGTCCCGTTGTTTTGGCGGATTGGATGCTGCATTAACAGTTTGCACTTCCAG GTAGCTGAAAGAGCCCTTTTCTTATGGAACAACGACCATATTGTCAACTTGATTGCTCACAACCGACAAGTGATCCTGCCAATCATATTTCCAGCCTTAGAGAAGAATTCTCAGGGCCACTGGAGCCAGTCAGTGCTCAACCTAACTTATAAcgtgagaaaaatgtttgtagaGATGGATGAGAAGCTGTTCCTGGCTTCTCATTCTCAATTCAAGGAAGAAGAAGTAATGCTAAACATGGCGGCAGAGAAGCGGAAGGAAGCGTGGAAACAACTCGAGCATGCAGCCAGTCTCCAGCCTGCGATTGGAAATACCCCAGTTTTAGTATCTCCAATTTGA